In one window of Helianthus annuus cultivar XRQ/B chromosome 17, HanXRQr2.0-SUNRISE, whole genome shotgun sequence DNA:
- the LOC110925272 gene encoding anthranilate N-benzoyltransferase protein 1, which yields MDIRSDSFSVKVTQKEVVHAEEACNEHWLPFTNFDLLVPPLEVGSIFFYKKPAHATSFFTIVNTLKASLSQALALYPPLAGEIAWNGAAGENQIHCNNRGVYFIEAVADVVLKELNLYNPDECIEGKLMPKKLLHGVLAIQVTKLKCDGMVIGIMVDHRIVDGYSANMFISSWADITRSKTPSMIPSFERSYLKPRSPKVYSPLIDNVFAPFLPPSNPDTNDLGKEDGDKYPHVNRVYYIEGEQLKMLQQLVNENGARRSKLVAFTSFLWKLVALSMENSGKQNEACNVIVAVDGRRRLS from the exons ATGGACATTAGGAGTGACAGTTTCTCGGTGAAGGTGACTCAAAAGGAAGTGGTTCATGCTGAAGAAGCATGTAATGAGCACTGGTTACCCTTTACAAACTTTGATTTGCTTGTGCCACCTTTGGAGGTTGGCTCAATCTTCTTTTACAAGAAACCCGCCCATGCGACGAGTTTCTTCACCATTGTAAACACGCTTAAAGCTTCTCTATCTCAAGCTCTCGCACTCTACCCTCCCCTCGCAGGCGAGATAGCGTGGAATGGAGCTGCTGGAGAGAATCAAATTCACTGCAACAACCGAGGGGTTTACTTCATTGAAGCTGTTGCTGACGTGGTTCTCAAGGAACTGAATTTGTACAATCCTGATGAGTGCATAGAGGGTAAACTAATGCCCAAGAAACTACTACATGGGGTTCTTGCTATCCAG GTTACAAAGTTAAAATGTGATGGCATGGTGATAGGGATCATGGTTGATCATCGTATAGTAGATGGTTACTCAGCTAACATGTTTATTTCATCATGGGCAGACATAACTCGATCTAAAACTCCATCAATGATCCCCTCCTTTGAGAGGTCATACCTAAAACCAAGGTCCCCAAAAGTTTATTCACCATTAATAGACAATGTGTTTGCTCCATTTTTACCACCATCCAACCCTGATACAAATGACCTAGGTAAAGAAGACGGTGACAAGTATCCACATGTTAATCGCGTATACTACATCGAGGGTGAGCAACTTAAAATGTTACAACAGTTGGTGAACGAAAACGGGGCCAGGAGGTCTAAGCTAGTGGCATTCACCTCTTTCTTGTGGAAGCTAGTGGCTTTGAGCATGGAAAACTCAGGAAAACAAAATGAAGCATGTAATGTGATTGTTGCTGTAGATGGAAGAAGAAGGTTGAGCTAG